From one Lusitaniella coriacea LEGE 07157 genomic stretch:
- a CDS encoding glycosyltransferase gives MKTALVHEWLTPKATGGSELVVQEILKFIEADLYALVDFESSNPQSYLWGRKIGTTFLQHFPLARNGVQKYLPLLPFAIEQLDLRDYDLILSSSHAVAKGILASPHQLHLCYCHTPMRYAWDLTFDYLNNSTLGRGLPGILTRHILHQLRQWDVLSANRVDYFIANSQHTARRIWRAYRRTAEVIHPPVEIERFAFNSQKEDFYLTVSRLVSYKQVSLIVRAFNQLELPLVVIGSGPQLQQIRQLAKSNVRVLGSQSNDVVAQYMARAKAFVYAALEDFGIALVEAQACGTPAIAYGAGGAKETVLDVRQFPEMGTGLLFPSQKTDALIEAIRFFENTQGTIVPENCRLQAAKFTPTIFEKRYLEFLERCCREAKLGKPNRISRTL, from the coding sequence ATGAAAACAGCCCTAGTCCATGAATGGTTGACCCCCAAAGCAACTGGCGGTTCGGAACTCGTCGTTCAAGAAATCTTGAAATTTATCGAAGCCGATCTCTACGCTCTCGTTGACTTTGAATCGAGCAACCCTCAAAGTTATTTATGGGGACGCAAAATTGGCACCACCTTCCTGCAACACTTTCCCCTGGCTCGCAATGGCGTGCAGAAGTATTTACCCTTGCTTCCTTTCGCAATCGAACAACTTGACTTGCGCGACTACGATCTGATCCTCTCCTCCTCCCACGCCGTCGCCAAAGGCATCCTCGCCAGTCCCCACCAACTCCACCTCTGTTATTGCCACACCCCCATGCGCTATGCCTGGGATCTCACCTTCGACTACCTCAATAACAGCACCCTGGGACGGGGACTTCCCGGTATCCTCACTCGCCACATTTTGCACCAACTGCGCCAGTGGGACGTTCTCTCTGCCAATCGAGTCGATTACTTCATTGCCAATTCCCAACACACCGCTCGTCGCATTTGGCGAGCCTATCGGCGCACCGCAGAAGTGATTCATCCCCCTGTGGAGATCGAACGCTTCGCCTTTAATTCCCAAAAAGAAGATTTTTATTTAACAGTTTCCCGATTAGTCAGCTACAAACAAGTATCTTTAATTGTTCGTGCCTTCAATCAGCTCGAATTGCCCCTAGTCGTCATTGGTTCTGGTCCCCAACTCCAGCAAATTCGCCAACTCGCAAAATCTAACGTCCGAGTGCTAGGATCGCAGTCAAATGATGTAGTCGCGCAGTATATGGCACGGGCAAAAGCATTCGTTTATGCCGCTCTAGAAGACTTTGGCATTGCCTTGGTCGAAGCACAAGCTTGCGGAACCCCCGCGATCGCCTATGGTGCTGGAGGAGCAAAAGAGACGGTGCTAGATGTGCGACAATTTCCTGAAATGGGGACGGGTTTGCTGTTTCCCTCTCAAAAAACCGATGCTTTGATAGAAGCCATTCGATTTTTTGAAAATACTCAGGGAACGATTGTTCCAGAAAATTGTCGGTTGCAAGCAGCTAAGTTTACACCGACAATATTTGAAAAGCGCTATCTAGAATTTCTAGAACGCTGTTGCCGAGAAGCCAAATTAGGCAAACCTAATCGAATTTCTCGAACTTTGTGA
- a CDS encoding sugar transferase, with protein MTANSQLVSVKILRGLIKSGFAPTSARKMSLSELLKTLDGNFAKRLFDVVFSLTVLILFSPVYLLMAALIAISSPGPIFYIQKRVGKNFKPFGCIKFRTMVDNAEEVLSEMIGNSPQLRQEFEEDFKLRQDPRITGIGKFLRYTSLDEFPQFWNVLMGDMSVVGPRPLVPEELPKYGQHIDKILTIKPGITGLWQVSGRNDIPYHRRVQIDLYYVNCRNFWLDLFIMVRTIGVIIFPRNNGAY; from the coding sequence ATGACTGCTAATAGCCAACTTGTCTCCGTCAAAATCTTGCGAGGGTTAATCAAAAGCGGTTTTGCCCCAACCAGTGCAAGAAAAATGTCTTTGAGCGAACTGCTCAAAACTCTAGACGGAAATTTTGCGAAGCGGCTGTTTGATGTTGTATTTTCCCTAACCGTTCTGATTTTGTTTTCTCCGGTGTACTTGCTAATGGCTGCTTTGATTGCCATTAGTTCTCCGGGACCTATTTTTTACATTCAGAAGCGTGTGGGGAAAAACTTTAAGCCTTTTGGCTGCATCAAATTCAGAACAATGGTGGACAATGCCGAGGAAGTATTGTCGGAGATGATCGGTAATTCGCCGCAACTTCGCCAAGAATTTGAAGAGGACTTCAAACTGAGGCAAGATCCGCGAATCACGGGAATTGGAAAATTTCTCCGATACACCAGTCTTGATGAATTCCCTCAATTTTGGAATGTCTTAATGGGCGATATGAGCGTTGTTGGTCCTAGACCTTTGGTTCCCGAAGAACTCCCTAAGTACGGACAGCATATTGACAAAATATTAACCATTAAGCCGGGAATTACAGGTCTGTGGCAAGTTTCTGGGCGAAATGACATCCCTTACCATCGTCGCGTGCAGATTGACCTTTACTACGTCAATTGCCGCAATTTTTGGTTAGACCTGTTTATTATGGTCAGAACAATCGGCGTGATTATTTTTCCCAGAAATAATGGAGCTTATTAA
- the gmd gene encoding GDP-mannose 4,6-dehydratase, producing MMQSKRALITGITGQDGSYLSELLLEKGYEVHGIIRRTSTFNTDRIDHVYVDPHSADARFFLHYGDLTDGTTLRRLLEAVKPDEIYNLGAQSHVRVSFDSPEYTVDTVGMGVLRLLEAIRDYQQRTGIEVRFYQAGSSEMFGKVQEVPQKETTPFYPRSPYACAKVYGHWQTVNYRESYDLFACNGILFNHESPRRGETFVTRKITRAVARIVAGKQKKLYLGNLDSKRDWGYAKDYVQAMWLMLQQEKPDDYVVATGETYSIREFLEIAFSWVNLEWKDYVEFDERYLRPAEVELLIGDPSKAKAKLGWERSVSFEGLVKLMVEADLAALDLPSPNGKVSEQLLKDNAYIRQSVGSAVD from the coding sequence ATGATGCAATCCAAACGCGCCCTGATTACCGGGATTACGGGTCAGGATGGCTCCTATCTCAGCGAGTTGTTACTGGAAAAAGGCTATGAAGTTCATGGTATTATTCGTCGGACTTCGACTTTTAATACCGACCGGATCGATCACGTCTATGTCGATCCCCATAGTGCGGACGCGCGGTTCTTCCTACACTACGGAGACTTAACCGACGGTACGACGCTGCGCCGACTGCTAGAAGCGGTTAAGCCCGATGAAATTTATAATTTAGGCGCTCAATCCCACGTTCGAGTCAGTTTCGATTCTCCTGAATACACGGTAGATACGGTCGGGATGGGCGTGCTGCGCTTGCTCGAAGCCATTCGGGACTACCAGCAGCGTACGGGGATTGAAGTTCGCTTTTATCAAGCGGGTTCTTCGGAGATGTTTGGAAAAGTCCAAGAAGTTCCCCAAAAGGAAACAACACCGTTTTATCCCCGCAGTCCTTACGCTTGCGCTAAGGTTTACGGTCACTGGCAAACTGTTAATTACCGAGAATCCTACGATCTCTTTGCCTGCAATGGCATTCTCTTCAACCACGAATCGCCGCGACGAGGCGAAACCTTTGTCACGCGGAAAATCACGCGCGCGGTTGCTCGTATTGTAGCGGGCAAGCAGAAAAAGCTGTATTTAGGGAACCTCGATTCCAAGCGAGATTGGGGCTATGCAAAAGATTACGTACAAGCCATGTGGCTGATGCTTCAGCAAGAAAAACCCGATGATTATGTGGTCGCGACGGGAGAAACCTATTCCATTCGAGAATTTCTGGAGATTGCCTTTAGTTGGGTGAATTTGGAGTGGAAGGATTATGTGGAGTTTGACGAACGCTATCTCCGTCCGGCTGAGGTTGAGTTGTTGATTGGCGATCCTTCTAAGGCGAAGGCAAAGTTGGGATGGGAGCGGTCTGTTAGCTTTGAGGGATTGGTAAAGTTGATGGTTGAAGCGGATTTAGCGGCTTTAGATCTTCCTTCGCCCAATGGAAAAGTATCGGAACAGTTGTTAAAAGATAATGCCTACATTCGCCAAAGTGTAGGCAGCGCCGTGGATTAA
- a CDS encoding GDP-L-fucose synthase family protein yields MLDLSTKRILVTGGAGFLGKQVVAQLVEAGAQEEKITVPRSRDYDLRDLEACQKAARNQNIIIHLAAHVGGIGLNQEKPAELFYDNLMMGTQLIHSAYQAGVEKFVCIGTICAYPKFTPVPFQEDNLWEGYPEETNAPYGVAKKALLVQLQSYRQQYDFNGIYLLPVNLYGPEDNFDPNSSHVIPALIRKVHEAQQRGDKTLPAWGDGSPTREFLYSTDAARGIVMATQGYNEPEPVNLGTNSEISIRDLVELICELMGFEGEIVWQTDKPNGQPRRCLDTSRAKKAFDFEAQVDFKQGLKNTIEWYRQQAT; encoded by the coding sequence ATGCTAGATTTGAGTACAAAACGGATTTTGGTCACGGGCGGTGCGGGTTTTTTGGGCAAACAGGTTGTCGCACAACTGGTTGAGGCAGGGGCGCAGGAAGAGAAAATTACCGTCCCGCGATCGCGCGATTATGATTTGCGAGATTTAGAAGCCTGTCAGAAAGCTGCTCGGAATCAGAATATTATCATCCATCTGGCTGCTCACGTAGGCGGAATTGGTTTGAATCAAGAAAAACCCGCAGAACTGTTCTACGACAATCTGATGATGGGGACACAGCTCATACACTCTGCCTATCAAGCGGGTGTTGAAAAATTCGTCTGCATCGGGACAATTTGCGCCTATCCCAAATTCACTCCCGTCCCCTTCCAGGAAGATAATCTGTGGGAAGGCTATCCTGAAGAAACGAATGCCCCCTATGGCGTTGCTAAAAAAGCACTACTGGTTCAACTTCAGTCCTATCGCCAGCAGTACGACTTCAATGGCATCTACCTGCTGCCGGTCAACCTCTACGGTCCTGAAGATAATTTCGACCCCAATAGTTCCCACGTTATTCCGGCACTCATTCGCAAGGTTCATGAGGCACAACAGCGCGGCGATAAGACCTTACCCGCTTGGGGCGATGGCAGTCCAACGCGCGAGTTTCTCTATTCCACCGATGCGGCGCGAGGAATTGTTATGGCGACTCAGGGGTACAACGAACCGGAACCAGTAAACTTGGGAACCAATTCAGAAATCTCGATTCGCGATTTAGTGGAATTAATTTGCGAGTTGATGGGTTTTGAGGGAGAGATTGTTTGGCAAACCGATAAGCCGAACGGTCAGCCCCGTCGCTGTTTGGATACCTCTCGCGCCAAAAAAGCCTTTGATTTTGAAGCGCAAGTAGACTTCAAACAAGGTTTGAAGAATACGATTGAATGGTATCGGCAGCAGGCTACCTAA
- a CDS encoding metallothionein encodes MTTVTQMKCACESCLCVVDTSDAVQKEGKYYCCEACANGHSEGGSGCGHEGCNCHR; translated from the coding sequence ATGACGACTGTTACACAAATGAAATGTGCCTGCGAATCTTGTTTATGCGTTGTCGATACCAGTGATGCCGTGCAGAAAGAGGGCAAGTATTACTGTTGCGAAGCTTGTGCCAACGGTCATTCAGAGGGGGGGTCTGGTTGCGGACACGAGGGCTGTAACTGCCACCGCTAA
- a CDS encoding ArsR/SmtB family transcription factor has product MQNILSVEKAQRMAEFFSILGDPNRWRILSALALEEMRVRDLAEAVEMTESAVSHQLRILRNTRLVSYRKRGRNVFYCLKDHHIFNLYRDVSEHLDEPEEEVI; this is encoded by the coding sequence ATGCAAAACATCCTCAGTGTGGAGAAAGCCCAGCGAATGGCAGAGTTCTTCAGCATTTTGGGCGATCCCAATCGCTGGCGTATCTTATCAGCCCTTGCTCTTGAGGAAATGCGGGTTCGAGACTTGGCAGAGGCAGTTGAAATGACAGAATCGGCAGTATCTCATCAACTCCGAATTTTACGTAATACGCGCCTGGTGAGCTATCGCAAGCGGGGGCGCAATGTTTTCTATTGTTTAAAAGATCATCACATTTTCAATCTCTACCGCGATGTGTCAGAGCATTTAGACGAACCGGAAGAGGAAGTGATATAA
- a CDS encoding glycosyltransferase family 2 protein translates to MSVDFKKIQLSIVVPVYNEAVNLNSLFKRLETVMDDLGRSYEIVCINDGSKDDTLSRLIECHQRNPNIKVINLSRNFGKEIALTAGIDYATGAAVIPIDADLQDPPELIGELVEKWQEGYDVVYCTRRSRKGETWLKRFTANAFYRAISKMSRVPIPQDTGDFRLLDRRVVEALKLLPERTRFMKGLFSWVGFKQTAILFDREPRLQGTTTWNYWKLWNLALDGIISFSSLPLKIWSYLGLSISFLSLLYASFLVLRTIIFGIDVPGYASIIVAVLFLGGIQLITLGVLGEYLGRVYEEVKGRPIYLVRDVYGFESSATKLDTNNACE, encoded by the coding sequence ATGTCCGTTGATTTCAAGAAAATTCAGCTATCAATTGTTGTCCCGGTTTATAACGAAGCGGTAAATCTCAATTCATTATTTAAACGACTCGAAACGGTTATGGACGATCTTGGACGCAGTTACGAGATTGTCTGCATTAACGATGGCAGCAAAGATGATACTTTAAGCCGTTTGATCGAGTGCCATCAACGCAATCCCAACATCAAGGTTATCAATTTATCCCGTAACTTTGGCAAAGAAATCGCACTAACAGCAGGCATTGATTATGCGACAGGTGCAGCCGTCATTCCCATTGATGCTGACCTGCAAGACCCGCCAGAATTGATCGGCGAGTTAGTTGAAAAATGGCAAGAGGGGTACGATGTGGTTTATTGTACGCGGCGATCGCGCAAAGGAGAAACTTGGCTCAAACGCTTCACGGCAAATGCTTTTTACCGTGCAATTAGTAAAATGAGTCGCGTTCCCATCCCCCAGGACACCGGAGACTTCCGCCTACTCGATCGGCGCGTGGTCGAAGCCCTCAAGCTTTTGCCCGAACGAACGCGGTTTATGAAAGGACTCTTTTCTTGGGTGGGTTTCAAGCAAACTGCAATTTTGTTTGACCGCGAACCCCGTCTTCAAGGGACCACAACCTGGAATTACTGGAAACTGTGGAACCTTGCCTTGGACGGGATTATCTCTTTTAGTTCTTTGCCATTAAAAATTTGGAGTTATTTGGGTCTATCGATTTCCTTTCTATCATTGCTTTACGCCAGTTTTCTCGTTCTGCGGACGATAATTTTTGGCATTGATGTTCCAGGCTATGCATCCATCATTGTGGCAGTTTTGTTTTTAGGTGGAATTCAGTTGATTACCTTGGGCGTTCTCGGCGAGTATTTAGGGCGCGTTTACGAAGAGGTGAAAGGTCGTCCCATTTATTTAGTACGAGATGTCTATGGGTTTGAATCTTCTGCAACAAAACTCGATACAAACAACGCTTGCGAGTAA
- the menD gene encoding 2-succinyl-5-enolpyruvyl-6-hydroxy-3-cyclohexene-1-carboxylic-acid synthase produces MPLDFRNTNTLWSSILVETLHRLGLTTAILCPGSRSTPLTVAFAQHPEIEAIPILDERSAAFFALGVAKRLGLPVVVVCTSGTAGANFFPAVIEARYSRVPLIVLTADRPPELRDCHAGQAIAQLKLYGDYPNWQAELALPEAKMEMLCYLRQTLVQAWTRSRVPTPGVVHLNIPFRDPLAPIPQLEIASLKSQLHPQDFFAHISHSPFPTFTHQKPFPSSIVRIWQQCDRGIIIAGSAQPPHPEIYCRAIANLSQSLGFPVLAEGLSPLRNYSAIAPHLISTYDSILRDLTLAQKLAPDIIIQIGELPISKQLRTWLSNTQTHRWVIDPTPENFDPLHGKTTHLQLPVEQIPPLLKGWLGEEQARYLKQWLDAETQIREYFDRTLAQTNIFFEGKIPWLLSQHLPPKTPLFIANSMPVRDVEYFWKPNNQHIQPFFNRGANGIDGTLSTAFGIAHRNQSSVLLTGDLALLHDTNGFLQRNKLIGSLTIVLINNQGGGIFEMLPISQFDPPFEEFFATPQNIDFSKLCLTYDIEYKLIESWHHFQQLINPLPKQGICLLELKTNRKSDVQWRKETFAKISQDYLS; encoded by the coding sequence ATGCCTTTGGATTTTCGCAACACTAACACGCTCTGGTCTTCTATTTTAGTTGAAACGCTACACCGACTCGGTTTAACCACCGCCATTCTCTGTCCGGGTTCCCGTTCGACTCCTTTAACCGTTGCTTTTGCCCAACATCCCGAAATCGAAGCGATTCCAATTCTAGACGAGCGTTCTGCGGCATTTTTTGCCCTAGGGGTTGCCAAGCGATTGGGTTTGCCTGTGGTTGTGGTTTGTACTTCTGGAACGGCTGGGGCAAATTTTTTCCCGGCGGTTATCGAGGCGAGATACAGTCGGGTTCCTTTGATCGTTTTAACTGCCGATCGCCCGCCAGAACTGAGAGATTGCCATGCAGGACAAGCGATCGCGCAACTGAAATTATACGGCGACTATCCCAATTGGCAGGCGGAATTAGCCCTTCCCGAAGCAAAGATGGAGATGTTGTGTTATTTGCGACAAACCCTCGTCCAAGCCTGGACGCGATCGCGCGTTCCCACCCCAGGAGTCGTTCATCTCAACATTCCCTTTCGCGACCCCCTCGCACCTATCCCGCAACTGGAGATCGCTTCCCTGAAATCCCAACTGCACCCCCAGGATTTTTTCGCCCACATTTCCCATTCTCCCTTCCCCACTTTCACCCATCAAAAGCCATTTCCCAGTTCGATCGTTCGCATTTGGCAGCAGTGCGATCGCGGAATTATTATTGCTGGTTCGGCGCAACCACCGCATCCTGAAATCTATTGTCGCGCGATCGCGAACCTGTCCCAATCCCTCGGTTTTCCCGTCCTCGCCGAAGGTTTATCTCCTTTAAGGAATTATTCCGCGATCGCACCCCATCTCATTTCCACCTACGACTCCATCCTCCGCGACCTCACCCTTGCCCAAAAACTTGCCCCCGATATCATCATTCAAATCGGCGAACTCCCCATCAGCAAGCAGCTTCGTACCTGGTTATCCAACACTCAAACCCACCGTTGGGTTATCGATCCCACCCCCGAAAACTTCGATCCCCTCCACGGCAAAACCACCCATCTCCAACTCCCCGTCGAACAAATTCCCCCCCTCCTCAAAGGATGGTTAGGGGAAGAACAAGCACGCTACCTCAAACAATGGTTAGACGCAGAAACTCAAATTCGGGAATACTTTGACCGCACACTTGCTCAAACAAACATCTTTTTTGAAGGAAAAATTCCTTGGCTCCTCTCTCAACATCTTCCCCCAAAAACACCCTTATTTATTGCCAACAGTATGCCCGTGCGAGATGTTGAATATTTTTGGAAACCCAACAACCAACACATTCAACCCTTTTTCAATCGTGGGGCAAATGGAATTGATGGAACCTTATCCACTGCATTCGGTATTGCCCATCGCAATCAAAGCAGCGTCTTACTCACAGGCGATCTAGCCCTATTGCACGATACCAATGGATTTTTGCAACGCAACAAACTCATCGGTAGCCTCACGATCGTTCTTATCAATAACCAAGGGGGTGGAATCTTTGAAATGCTCCCCATCTCGCAATTCGATCCGCCCTTTGAAGAATTTTTTGCAACGCCTCAAAACATTGACTTTTCCAAACTTTGCTTGACTTATGATATTGAATACAAACTCATTGAATCTTGGCACCATTTTCAGCAACTTATCAATCCACTGCCCAAACAAGGAATTTGTTTATTAGAGTTAAAAACAAATCGGAAATCGGACGTGCAGTGGAGGAAAGAAACTTTTGCAAAAATCTCGCAGGATTATCTTTCTTAG
- the dxs gene encoding 1-deoxy-D-xylulose-5-phosphate synthase, which produces MHISEITHPNQLHGLSIRQLEHIARQIREKHLQTVAATGGHLGPGLGVVELTIALYQTLDLDRDKVLWDVGHQAYPHKMLTGRYHNFSTLRQKDGVAGYLKRCESKFDHFGAGHASTSISAGLGMALARDMKGEDFKVVSIIGDGALTGGMALEAINHAGHLPSTRMMVILNDNEMSISPNVGAISRYLNKVRLSPPVQFLSGNLEEQVKHLPFFGETLSPDMERLKESMKRLTVPKVGAVIEELGFKYFGPIDGHNLEELIATFKQAHAIQGPVLVHVATVKGKGYEIAEKDQVGYHAQSPFDLTTGKAKPSSKPKPPSYSKVFAHTLTKLAENNPKIVGITAAMATGTGLDKLQAKLPKQYIDVGIAEQHAVTLAAGLACEGMRPVTTIYSTFLQRAYDQVIHDVCIQNLPVFFCLDRAGIVGADGPTHQGMYDIAYMRCLPNMTVMAPKDEAELQRMLVTGVNYTDGPITMRYPRGNGYGVPLMEEGWEPIEIGKGEILRNGDDLLLLGYGTMVYTAMQVAEILSEHGVEATVINARFVKPLDSELILPLAQRIGKVATLEEGCLMSGFGSAVLEMLQENDVLVPVKRFGVPDILVDHATADQSKADLGLTGSQIAQTLLGEFVSQKQPSAVS; this is translated from the coding sequence ATGCATATAAGCGAAATCACTCATCCCAACCAGTTGCATGGCTTATCCATTCGGCAACTAGAGCATATTGCTCGCCAAATTCGAGAAAAGCATTTACAAACTGTTGCTGCTACCGGCGGTCATCTCGGACCCGGTTTAGGCGTTGTCGAACTGACTATCGCCCTCTACCAAACCCTCGACCTCGATCGCGATAAAGTACTTTGGGACGTAGGACACCAAGCCTATCCCCACAAAATGCTTACCGGACGCTACCATAACTTCTCCACCCTGCGCCAGAAAGACGGCGTTGCGGGCTATCTCAAGCGCTGCGAGAGCAAATTCGACCATTTTGGAGCCGGACACGCCTCAACCAGCATTTCCGCAGGATTAGGCATGGCGCTCGCACGGGACATGAAAGGAGAAGACTTCAAAGTCGTTTCCATCATCGGCGACGGCGCGCTCACCGGAGGAATGGCACTCGAAGCCATCAACCACGCCGGACACCTTCCCAGCACCCGCATGATGGTCATTCTCAACGACAATGAAATGTCCATCTCCCCCAACGTCGGTGCAATCTCTCGCTACCTCAACAAAGTTCGCCTCTCCCCCCCCGTTCAATTTCTTTCTGGCAACCTCGAAGAACAAGTCAAACACCTTCCCTTCTTCGGCGAAACTCTATCCCCCGATATGGAACGCCTCAAAGAAAGCATGAAACGCCTAACCGTCCCTAAAGTTGGGGCAGTCATCGAAGAACTTGGTTTCAAATACTTCGGGCCCATTGACGGACATAACCTCGAAGAACTCATTGCAACCTTTAAACAAGCTCACGCCATTCAAGGTCCCGTCCTCGTCCACGTTGCTACTGTCAAAGGCAAAGGCTACGAAATCGCCGAAAAAGATCAAGTGGGGTATCATGCCCAAAGTCCCTTCGACCTAACCACCGGAAAAGCCAAACCTTCCAGCAAACCCAAACCCCCCAGCTACTCCAAAGTTTTTGCACATACCCTCACCAAACTTGCAGAAAATAATCCCAAAATCGTTGGGATTACCGCAGCAATGGCGACGGGAACCGGATTGGATAAACTCCAAGCCAAACTCCCAAAACAATATATTGATGTTGGGATTGCCGAACAACACGCTGTCACTCTGGCTGCGGGATTAGCTTGCGAAGGAATGCGCCCTGTCACAACTATTTACTCCACTTTCCTACAACGTGCTTACGACCAAGTGATTCACGATGTTTGCATCCAAAATCTTCCCGTCTTCTTCTGTTTAGACCGCGCGGGAATCGTCGGAGCCGATGGCCCGACGCACCAGGGGATGTACGATATTGCCTATATGCGCTGTCTGCCTAACATGACGGTGATGGCTCCCAAGGACGAAGCAGAATTACAACGGATGCTCGTCACGGGCGTGAACTATACCGATGGACCAATTACCATGCGCTATCCACGGGGTAACGGTTATGGAGTGCCTTTAATGGAGGAAGGGTGGGAACCCATCGAAATTGGGAAAGGAGAAATTCTGCGTAATGGCGACGATCTCTTGCTGCTGGGCTATGGAACAATGGTTTACACGGCAATGCAAGTGGCAGAAATTCTTAGCGAACACGGGGTTGAAGCAACTGTTATCAATGCTCGTTTTGTTAAGCCATTGGATTCAGAACTCATCCTGCCATTAGCACAGCGTATCGGAAAGGTGGCAACCTTGGAAGAAGGCTGTCTCATGAGCGGTTTTGGTTCTGCGGTTCTCGAAATGCTGCAAGAGAATGATGTTCTCGTTCCTGTCAAACGTTTTGGCGTTCCTGACATTTTGGTGGATCACGCGACAGCAGATCAATCTAAAGCGGATTTAGGTCTAACGGGGTCTCAAATTGCTCAAACACTTTTAGGAGAATTTGTCAGCCAAAAACAGCCCTCTGCTGTGAGTTAG